The genomic region GCTCTTCGCCGCCTCGTCGGGCACCACCTCCCGCGGATCCTCGCCGCGCGCCAGCGCCACCAGCCAGGCGGCGCTCGACGCGCCGACCGCCGGCTCGATCCGCGCCGCCCCGGCGCGCGCCAGGTCGCCGATGGTGGCGATCCGCAGGCGCGTGAGCGCCGCCTCGGTCACCTGGCCCACGCCCCAGAGCCGCCCCACCGGCAGCGGCGCCAGGAAGGCCGCGGTCCCGCCGGGCGGCACCACCGTGAGCCCGTCGGGCTTGCCGAGGTCGCTCGCGATCTTGGCGGCGAACTTCACGTCGGCCACCCCGGCCGACACCGTGAGGCCGGTCTCCGCCTTCACCTCGCGCCGGAGCCGCCGCGCGATCTCCTCGGCCTCGCCGAAGAGGGCCCGGCTCGCGGTGACGTCGAGGAAGGCCTCGTCGAGCGAGAGCGGCTCGACGAGCGGGGTGACGCGCCGGTAGACGCCGAAGACCTGGTCCGAGAGCGCGCCGTACCGGTCGAAGCGCGGCGGCAGGAAGACGCCCGCGGGGCAGAGCTGGCGCGCCCGGACGGTGGGCATGGCCGAGCGGACGCCGAAGCGCCGGGCCTCGTAGCTGGCCGCGCAGACCACCCCCCGGTTCGAGGCGCCGGCGACGATGACCGGGCGGCCGCGCAGGGCCGGGTCGTCGAGCTGCTCCACCGACGCGTAGAAGGCGTCGAGGTCGAGGTGCAGGATGGCCCGGGCGCGCTCCACGGCCCCTGTCTACCAGACCGGGGCGACGGCCGCCGGAGACCGATTCCCCGGGCGGGGCCTTGACGCGGGGCGGCAAGGGCCCACCCCGCCCCACACCGCCTTCCCTACCCCGTGCGGTCTTGATATTTACGCAACGTGCCCTCCCCCTCGAGCGCCGCCCCGACCCGTCCCCCCGGCAGCATCGCCGACCGGCTCTGGAACGCCGCCCGCGGCGAGTTCGCGCTCCGCGGCTACCACGGGGCGCGCGTGCAGGGGATCGCGCGGCGCGCCGGCTGCAACGTCGCCCTGCTGTACCGGCACTGGGCGTCCAAGAAGGGGCTCTACCTCGAGGTGCTCCGCGAGATCTGCCTCGCGACGAACCGCCTGCTCGACCAGGCGGCGGAGCGCCGGGAGGGGGCGGTGGGCATGGTCCGCGCCTACCTCGAGGCGATGAGCGCCGACGGCGAGGGGGCGCAGATCCTCATCCGCGAGTACCTCGACGGCGGCCCCTTCCTGCTGCAGCTCATCGTGGACGACCCGGCGCTCGGGAACACGCTGGCGCGCTACTCGGCGGCCCTCACCGTCGGGCCCGAGGACCAGCGGCTCCGCGCCGAGCTCAACCCGCGCCTGGCGCTCATCACCATCTTCGGGCTCTCCTCGCTCGTGTCGGCGTCGGAGACCTCGGCGCAGCCGTTCCTCGAGGCGCCCACGCCCATCGAGCGGCGCAAGGAGCACCTCACCGACATCCTGCTGCACGGGATGCTCGCCCCCCGCGCCCGCTAGGCGGGCCGGCGCGCGGCGGCGAGGCGGAACTCCGCTTCCCGCCGCGGCCGCGCGGCGCTAAGGTCGCCCGCCATGCAGACCACGGACGTCGTCGTCGTCGGCGCGGGCGTGCAGGGGTGCGCCGCGGCGCTCCGGCTCGCGCAGGCGGGCCTCAAGGTCACGGTCCTCGAGCGCAGCATCCCCGGCGCCGAGGCCTCCAGCGCCGCCGGCGGGATCCTCTCGCCGGGCGTCGAGGCGCAGGAGCCCTCCCCGTTCTACGACCTCTGCGCCGCCTCGCTGGCGCGCTACCCCGCGTTCGCCGCGGAGGTGGAGCGGCTCTCCGGGATGTCGGTCGGCTACCGCGGCGGCGGCACGCTCGAGGTCGCGCTCGACGACGCCCACGCCCGCGTGCTCGCGGCGCGCGCCCCGGCGCTGGCCCGCATCGGCGCGCGCGTCGAGGTGATCGACGGCGACGAGGTGCGGCGGCTCGAGCCGGGCGTGTCGGCCGAGACCCGCGGCGCCCTCTGGTTCGTGGACGAGGCGTCGCTCGACCCGCGGCTCCTCGCGAAGGCCCTCTCGGTGGCCGCCGCCCGCGCCGGCGCGCGCTTCGTGACCGGCATCGTGCGGCGCATCGCCCTGGAGGGCGGGCGCGCCGCGGGCGTGGACCACGAGACCGGCCGCATCTCCGCGGGCGCGGTGGTGCTCGCCGCCGGCGCCTGGTCGATGCTGGTGGAGGGGAACGGGCTCCCGCCGAACGCGGTCCACCCGGTGCGCGGGCAGATGATGCTCCTCGACACCCGGCCCCCGCTCCTCTCGCGCGTCTGCTTCAGCGACAAGGGCTACCTCGTGCCCCGCGCCGACGGCCGCGTGCTCTGCGGCTCCACCATGGAGGACGCCGGGTTCGAGAAGGCGGTCACGGCGGGCGGCATGCGCCACATCCTCGAGATGGCCGTGGAGCTCGCGCCGGACCTCGCCCGCGCCCCCTTCCTCGAGTGCTGGAGCAACTTCCGGCCGGCCTCGCCGGACGGCTCGCCCATCCTCGGCGCCGGCGCGGTGCCCGGCCTCTTCTACGCGGCCGGCCACACCCGCAACGGCATCCTCCTCACCCCCATCTCCGCCGACAGCGTGGCGGCGCTGGTGCTCGGGAAGGCGCCGCCGGTGGACCTCGCGCCGTTCTCGCCGTCCCGCATCGTCTCGCGCTGAGCCGCGGGACTCACCCCCTCCCTGTCCCTCCCCCGCTCCGCGGGAGAGGGGAAGAGGGGCTCGCGGCGAGCCGCTCCCGCCACCCCGGCGCGCATCTCCCGCCAGCTGGGAGCACAGCGGGCGGCCGCTCCCTCCCCGCTCGGGCGGGGAGGGCTGGGGAGGGGCGGCCAGCGGTGCCTCGCGTCCCGCTCTCCCTCGGCCGGCCCCACCTTTCGGGAGCGATGTCCCTCGACGCCTCCCTCGACGCCTCCCTGCGGCCGGCGCTCGACCACCTGCGCGGCCGGCTGGCGCGCGGCCAGCTCCTGCTGCTGGTCGGCGCCGGCGCGTCGCGGTGGGCCGGGCTGCCCGGCTGGAAGGAGCTCGCGTGCGCGCTCGCGGCCGAGCTCGCGCCGGCGCTCCGGGCCGCGGTGCCCGACGCGGCGGTCCGCTTCCGTCCGCCCGGTCCCGACGATCCCCTGCCCACCGAGAGCTGGCTCCGGATCGGCGAGACCTACCGGCGGCTCTGCGGCGAGGACCGGCTGCGCCGGAAGCTCGCCGAGGTCTTCGCCACCGCCGGCGTGGACGCGGCGGCGCTGCCGCTCCACCGCGAGCTGGTCCGGCTCTCCCGCGCCCTCCCGGCCCTCTACACCACCAACTTCGACGACCTCCTGGAGCGGGCCTTCCGGGAGGCCGGGGAGCCGGTGCAGGTGGTGGCGGACGCGCGGGACCTCGACGACTGGAAGTTCGCGGAGCGGGGCGGGGCGTTCACGCCGCTCTTCCCGATCTACAAGCTGCACGGCACGCTCGACCGCCCCGAGACCGTCGTCCTCGGCGAGGCCGACTACCAGCGCCGGCTCTCGCTCGCCGCCCACCCCATCGACCTGCGCTTCGCCTCCGACGTGATCGGCCGCGACGTCCTCTTCGTGGGCTACAGCTTCTCCGACCCGAACGTGCGCTGGATCTGGAGCCGGCTCGGCGACCTCGGGGTGCAGCCCAAGGCCTGGTTCCTCGAGCTCGGCGAGTCGTCGGACCTCGACGTGGCCTGGCACCTCGAGCACCGGATCCGGCGCCTGGACCTGCGCGCCACGGACCGGACCCACCCGGCCGAGCTGGTCGAGTTCCTGGCCGCCCTGCGCGAGCGCCCGCTCACTCCACCCAGTCGGCGATGAAGACGTTGGTCTCGCCGGGCCGCGAGCCGTTCCGGTTCGAGGCGAAGACGAGCTGCTTGCCGTCGGGCGAGAACATGGGGAAGCCGTCGAACCCGTCGTAGGTGGTGATCCGCTCGAGGCCGGTGCCGTCGTCGTTCACGAGGTAGAGGTCGAAGTTCCGCCCGCGCGGATCGCCCACGTTGGAGGCGAAGACGATCCGCCTGCCGTCGGGGTGGAAGAAGGGGGCGAAGCTCGCCGCGCCGAGGCTCGTCACCTGGTGCTGGTCGTTGCCGTCGGCGTCCATCACCCAGATCTCGAGCACCGTCGGGCGCACCAGGTGCCGCGCCAGGAGGTCGCGGTAGTCGGCGAGCTCCTGCGGGGTGCGCGGCCGGCTCGCGCGGTACACGATCCGCTTGCCGTCGGCCGAGAAGAAGGCGCCGCCGTCGTAGCCCGGCGCGTGCGTGAGCCGCGTGAGCCCCGAGCCGTCGAGCCGCATCTTGTAGAGCTCGAGGTCGCCGTCGCGGGTGGAGGTGAAGACGATCCAGCCGTCCTTCGAGATGGTGGCCTCGGCGTTGTAGCCGGGCGCCGGCGCGAGGGGGCGCAGGTCGGAGCCGTCGGGCTTCGCCGAGTAGATGGTGAGCTCCTCGAGCGGCCAGACGTAGCCCTTGGAGCGGTCGGGCGGCG from Anaeromyxobacter paludicola harbors:
- a CDS encoding DNA polymerase IV, whose translation is MERARAILHLDLDAFYASVEQLDDPALRGRPVIVAGASNRGVVCAASYEARRFGVRSAMPTVRARQLCPAGVFLPPRFDRYGALSDQVFGVYRRVTPLVEPLSLDEAFLDVTASRALFGEAEEIARRLRREVKAETGLTVSAGVADVKFAAKIASDLGKPDGLTVVPPGGTAAFLAPLPVGRLWGVGQVTEAALTRLRIATIGDLARAGAARIEPAVGASSAAWLVALARGEDPREVVPDEAAKSVGAEETFEEDLLGDEALLPWLRGQAERVARRLRAAGLAGRVVTLKVKHADFSLVTRRVTLPAPQDDGHAIYEAAAAQLARVDLSRRVRLTGISVSGFEAEDGARQQLGLFAPAAPPGQEKRSRLNAALDRLADKYGDGAVVPASTRRGR
- a CDS encoding TetR/AcrR family transcriptional regulator, translating into MPSPSSAAPTRPPGSIADRLWNAARGEFALRGYHGARVQGIARRAGCNVALLYRHWASKKGLYLEVLREICLATNRLLDQAAERREGAVGMVRAYLEAMSADGEGAQILIREYLDGGPFLLQLIVDDPALGNTLARYSAALTVGPEDQRLRAELNPRLALITIFGLSSLVSASETSAQPFLEAPTPIERRKEHLTDILLHGMLAPRAR
- the thiO gene encoding glycine oxidase ThiO, with product MQTTDVVVVGAGVQGCAAALRLAQAGLKVTVLERSIPGAEASSAAGGILSPGVEAQEPSPFYDLCAASLARYPAFAAEVERLSGMSVGYRGGGTLEVALDDAHARVLAARAPALARIGARVEVIDGDEVRRLEPGVSAETRGALWFVDEASLDPRLLAKALSVAAARAGARFVTGIVRRIALEGGRAAGVDHETGRISAGAVVLAAGAWSMLVEGNGLPPNAVHPVRGQMMLLDTRPPLLSRVCFSDKGYLVPRADGRVLCGSTMEDAGFEKAVTAGGMRHILEMAVELAPDLARAPFLECWSNFRPASPDGSPILGAGAVPGLFYAAGHTRNGILLTPISADSVAALVLGKAPPVDLAPFSPSRIVSR
- a CDS encoding SIR2 family protein encodes the protein MSLDASLDASLRPALDHLRGRLARGQLLLLVGAGASRWAGLPGWKELACALAAELAPALRAAVPDAAVRFRPPGPDDPLPTESWLRIGETYRRLCGEDRLRRKLAEVFATAGVDAAALPLHRELVRLSRALPALYTTNFDDLLERAFREAGEPVQVVADARDLDDWKFAERGGAFTPLFPIYKLHGTLDRPETVVLGEADYQRRLSLAAHPIDLRFASDVIGRDVLFVGYSFSDPNVRWIWSRLGDLGVQPKAWFLELGESSDLDVAWHLEHRIRRLDLRATDRTHPAELVEFLAALRERPLTPPSRR
- a CDS encoding TolB family protein, with translation MRPYPLAVLAAALACTHATSPGPGPSAAPAPAASASAQGLELPGERHLRNVRQLTFGGENAEAYFSFDGKQLIFQSTREGRACDQEYVMDADGRNVRRVSNGEGRTTCGYFFPDGSRLLYSSTFAQGPACPPPPDRSKGYVWPLEELTIYSAKPDGSDLRPLAPAPGYNAEATISKDGWIVFTSTRDGDLELYKMRLDGSGLTRLTHAPGYDGGAFFSADGKRIVYRASRPRTPQELADYRDLLARHLVRPTVLEIWVMDADGNDQHQVTSLGAASFAPFFHPDGRRIVFASNVGDPRGRNFDLYLVNDDGTGLERITTYDGFDGFPMFSPDGKQLVFASNRNGSRPGETNVFIADWVE